The DNA region GCTACGCCGCCTTTAGCGATACGTGCAGAAAGGTATTTTCTTATTTTTTCGTCCTCAACTAATTTATCAGCATAGTTGTTGCCACCGAACCAGTTAGAATCCCAACCTTTGATGATTCCTAACCTGTTACCTATTGGATGTGCTTTTTGTCCCATTTCTGTTAATTAGTTTGAGTTTCAACGTTTTTACTATCTACTACCAAAGTTACATGGTTTGAACGCTTACGTATTCTGTAACCACGTCCTTGAGGAGCCGGTCTTAATCTTTTTAACTGACGACCACCGCCTACCATTATCGTTTTCACGTATAACTGGTTTTCTTCAGGGCGAGAACCTTCATTTTTAGTCTCCCAGTTTTTGATAGCCGACAATAATAGTTTCTCAACTCTTACTGCTGCGTCTTTATTGGTAAACTTTAAAATATGTAAAGCTTTCTCCACACGCTCACCTCTGATAAGATCTACAACCAAACGCATTTTACGTGGTGAGGTTGGACAATT from Pedobacter africanus includes:
- the rplV gene encoding 50S ribosomal protein L22, which encodes MEAVAKLNNCPTSPRKMRLVVDLIRGERVEKALHILKFTNKDAAVRVEKLLLSAIKNWETKNEGSRPEENQLYVKTIMVGGGRQLKRLRPAPQGRGYRIRKRSNHVTLVVDSKNVETQTN